Proteins found in one Triticum aestivum cultivar Chinese Spring chromosome 4D, IWGSC CS RefSeq v2.1, whole genome shotgun sequence genomic segment:
- the LOC123100343 gene encoding probable flavin-containing monooxygenase 1 — translation MAMAQGQAARATREAVPPVSRVAIIGGGISGLAAAKQMAAYDPVVFEATPSVGGVWKHCVYRTTRLQTPRPDYEFSDYSWKNRDDPSFPTHTEIVDYLEGYADEFDLWRYISFGSKVVDIKFLGGAEAGFTELWSGTGKDPLRGKPMWEVGIVTGDSNTVQYYKFEFVVMCTGKYGDVPRMPVFPPGKGPEVFKGTVMHSLDYCKLSEEETVELMRGKKAVVVGYKKSAIDLANECAQANQGEGGQACTMLVRTLHWVVPSYSIWGLPFSMFYSTRLSQLFYERPNQGFFRSLLCRLMSPLRAGVSKFIESYLSWKLPLGRYGLTPDHPFVEDYASCQMAILPEGFFDMADRGLVRFKRASAGWCFSENGVVLDDGTKVEADLVFLATGFEGKDKLREVLPKPFRDLVVGKSSMMPLYRGTVHPLIPNMAFVGFVESVSNLHTSELRCRWLSGLLEGRFELPSVKAMMGHVAGEADAMRRTTRFYRRHCISTYSIHDSDGMCADLGSATLRKANWIAELFAPYNNKDYKEQ, via the exons ATGGCCATGGCGCAAGGACAAGCGGCACGGGCCACGAGGGAGGCCGTTCCTCCGGTGTCCCGTGTGGCCATCATCGGCGGCGGGATCAGCGGCCTGGCCGCGGCGAAGCAGATGGCGGCCTACGACCCCGTGGTGTTCGAGGCAACGCCGTCCGTCGGCGGGGTGTGGAAGCACTGTGTCTACCGCACCACGCGGCTCCAGACGCCGCGCCCGGACTACGAGTTCTCCGACTACTCGTGGAAGAACCGCGACGACCCGTCGTTTCCGACCCACACGGAGATCGTCGACTACCTCGAGGGCTACGCCGACGAGTTCGACCTCTGGCGCTACATCTCGTTTGGGTCCAAGGTGGTGGACATCAAGTTCCTCGGCGGCGCCGAGGCCGGGTTCACCGAGCTgtggagcggcaccggcaaggatCCGCTCCGTGGCAAGCCCATGTGGGAGGTCGGCATCGTCACCGGCGACTCCAACACCGTTCAG TATTACAAGTTCGAGTTCGTGGTGATGTGCACGGGGAAGTACGGCGACGTGCCGCGGATGCCCGTGTTCCCGCCGGGGAAGGGGCCGGAGGTGTTCAAGGGGACGGTGATGCACTCGCTGGACTACTGCAAGCTGAGCGAGGAGGAGACCGTTGAACTGATGCGAGGCAAGAAGGCTGTGGTGGTTGGGTACAAGAAGAGCGCTATTGATCTAGCCAACGAATGCGCCCAGGCAAACCAAG gCGAGGGAGGGCAGGCGTGCACGATGCTGGTGCGGACCCTGCACTGGGTGGTGCCATCCTACTCCATCTGGGGCTTGCCGTTCTCCATGTTCTACTCCACACGCTTGTCTCAGCTCTTCTACGAGCGGCCCAACCAAGGGTTCTTCCgatccctcctctgccgcctcatGAGCCCACTG CGGGCAGGGGTGTCCAAGTTCATCGAGTCATACCTGTCATGGAAGCTGCCGCTGGGAAGGTACGGTCTGACGCCGGACCACCCCTTCGTCGAGGACTACGCCAGCTGCCAGATGGCCATCCTCCCGGAGGGCTTCTTCGACATGGCGGACCGCGGCCTCGTCCGCTTCAAGAGGGCCTCCGCCGGGTGGTGCTTCTCCGAGAACGGCGTGGTCCTCGACGACGGCACCAAGGTGGAGGCCGACCTCGTCTTCCTCGCCACCGGCTTCGAGGGCAAGGACAAGCTCCGCGAGGTCCTGCCAAAGCCCTTCCGCGACCTCGTCGTCGGCAAGTCTTCCATGATGCCGCTCTACCG TGGGACGGTCCACCCGCTGATCCCCAACATGGCGTTCGTCGGGTTCGTGGAGAGCGTGTCCAACCTGCACACGTCGGAGCTGCGGTGCCGGTGGCTGTCGGGGCTGCTGGAGGGGCGGTTCGAGCTGCCGTCGGTGAAGGCCATGATGGGgcacgtcgccggcgaggccgacgcCATGCGCCGCACCACGCGATTCTACCGCCGCCACTGCATCTCCACCTACAGCATCCACGACAGCGACGGCATGTGCGCTGACCTGGGCTCCGCTACGCTCCGCAAGGCAAACTGGATCGCCGAGCTTTTCGCCCCATACAATAACAAGGACTACAAGGAACAGTAA